A genomic window from Flavobacterium sp. I3-2 includes:
- a CDS encoding alanine/glycine:cation symporter family protein, whose protein sequence is MNFIEKVNDYIWSNYLIILCISSGIYYSVKYNFLQITLIKDMLKLLFQKSNSTQGISSFQAFTLAISGRIGTGNIAGVATAIAMGGPGALFWMWIIAFLGSASAIIEASLAQLYKEKSSVYFIGGPAFYIKKGLNSKIGAITFSVVTIISTGFLLPSVQSNSISLANTEAFQFPKELVGIILVVLVASIVIGGVKRIGRLTELIVPFMALGYIMMALIIIILNINKLPDIFVLIVSSGTSLHSFYGGIVGSAIAWGIKRGIYSNESGQGTAPHAAAAAAVTHPIKQGLVQGFSVYIDTLFVCTATGLMILFTNQFNVMDTEGGFLINNLKDVQMGPAYTQYAIAKHFPSIGKEFVAISLTFFAFTTILAYYYIAETNVKFLFKKRKWTLYLVQLLLFTSVYLGAITTAKNAWTLGDIGVGLMAWINLISIFLLRNVFSILYKDYRNQKNIGKDPVFDNSKYKIENVDCWNSK, encoded by the coding sequence ATGAATTTTATAGAGAAAGTGAACGATTATATTTGGTCTAATTATTTAATTATACTTTGTATTTCTTCTGGAATTTATTACAGTGTTAAATATAACTTCTTACAAATTACTTTAATTAAAGATATGTTGAAACTTCTATTTCAAAAAAGTAATTCAACTCAAGGTATATCTTCATTTCAAGCTTTTACTTTAGCAATTTCTGGTAGAATAGGTACCGGCAACATAGCTGGTGTTGCTACAGCAATTGCGATGGGGGGACCGGGTGCGTTGTTTTGGATGTGGATTATTGCTTTTTTAGGTAGTGCCTCTGCCATTATCGAAGCCTCATTAGCTCAATTATATAAAGAGAAATCTTCTGTTTATTTCATTGGAGGACCTGCATTTTATATAAAAAAAGGACTTAATTCAAAGATAGGAGCAATAACTTTTTCAGTAGTAACAATTATTAGTACAGGATTTTTACTACCTAGTGTACAAAGTAATAGTATTTCATTGGCAAATACTGAAGCTTTTCAGTTTCCAAAAGAACTTGTAGGAATTATTTTAGTTGTTTTAGTAGCATCAATAGTAATTGGCGGAGTCAAACGTATTGGTAGACTAACAGAATTAATTGTTCCATTTATGGCACTTGGTTATATTATGATGGCTTTAATTATTATTATACTAAATATTAATAAATTACCCGATATTTTTGTTTTAATTGTTTCATCTGGTACTTCATTGCACTCTTTTTATGGTGGTATTGTTGGTAGTGCAATTGCTTGGGGGATAAAACGTGGTATTTACAGTAACGAATCCGGACAAGGTACTGCTCCTCATGCAGCAGCGGCCGCAGCAGTCACTCATCCAATTAAACAAGGCTTAGTTCAAGGTTTTTCTGTATATATTGATACATTATTTGTTTGTACCGCAACAGGTTTGATGATTTTGTTTACAAATCAGTTTAATGTAATGGACACTGAAGGAGGTTTTCTAATAAATAATCTTAAAGATGTTCAAATGGGTCCCGCTTATACGCAATATGCAATTGCAAAACATTTTCCTTCGATAGGTAAAGAGTTTGTAGCCATATCCTTGACATTCTTTGCTTTTACAACAATTTTAGCTTATTATTATATAGCCGAAACGAATGTGAAATTTTTATTCAAAAAGAGAAAGTGGACACTTTATCTTGTGCAGCTTTTACTTTTTACGTCAGTTTATTTAGGGGCAATAACAACAGCTAAAAATGCGTGGACACTTGGAGATATTGGAGTAGGGCTTATGGCTTGGATTAATTTAATTTCGATATTTTTGCTTCGTAATGTTTTTTCAATTTTATATAAAGACTATAGAAATCAAAAAAATATTGGAAAAGATCCAGTTTTTGATAATTCAAAATATAAAATCGAAAATGTGGATTGTTGGAATAGTAAATAG
- the tatC gene encoding twin-arginine translocase subunit TatC, whose product MNRKSIIKNLVDLRFFIFKSLIGVLISTILSLIFYRFIFEEIIFAPVNKNFITYKIYCQLVSSYRIDPSLCVEKFNFILQNRTMEGQLSVLIYTSITFGFILSFPWIIFQLLTYIKEKFSASKSINLKFQVLNISLLFFVGVIFGYYIIVPLSISFLTNVQISSIIKNQIDIGSYISLLRSTIIATGVIFNLPILVYYLNKLGIVNHDLLKHYRRYAYVIILIASAIITPPDVLSLILLVIPLFCLYEISTYLCKFNRTVNI is encoded by the coding sequence ATGAATAGAAAATCCATTATAAAAAATTTAGTTGACTTACGTTTTTTTATTTTTAAAAGCCTCATTGGTGTGCTTATTTCAACAATTTTATCTCTTATCTTTTATCGGTTTATTTTTGAAGAGATTATATTTGCACCTGTAAATAAAAATTTCATAACTTATAAAATCTATTGTCAATTAGTTAGCTCATATAGAATAGATCCTTCCTTATGTGTAGAAAAATTTAATTTTATATTACAAAATAGAACCATGGAGGGACAATTAAGTGTATTAATATATACCTCAATTACATTTGGTTTTATACTATCCTTTCCTTGGATAATTTTTCAGCTTTTAACTTATATTAAAGAAAAGTTTTCAGCTTCTAAGTCAATTAATTTAAAGTTTCAAGTTTTAAATATTTCTTTATTGTTTTTTGTTGGGGTGATATTTGGATACTATATTATTGTTCCCCTTTCTATTAGCTTTCTAACAAATGTCCAAATCAGTTCAATAATTAAAAATCAAATTGATATTGGTTCATACATTTCGTTATTAAGAAGTACTATAATTGCAACAGGTGTTATTTTCAATTTGCCAATTCTAGTTTATTATCTTAACAAATTAGGAATAGTTAATCATGATTTATTAAAACATTATAGACGATATGCTTACGTTATTATATTAATAGCTTCAGCAATTATTACGCCTCCTGATGTTTTAAGTCTAATATTATTAGTTATTCCATTATTTTGTTTATATGAAATTAGTACCTATTTATGTAAATTCAATCGAACAGTTAACATATAA
- the nhaA gene encoding Na+/H+ antiporter NhaA, which produces MIQSINLKVFKEFVKSSNFGGLLLFLCVILSLIIANTSLSESLQNILDYKFGIENEYVHLNYSTSMWINDGLMAVFFLLVGLEIKREIVEGELSSPKKAIVPILAAIGGAIVPAFIYVFFNNSEASASGWGIPMATDIAFALAVISLLDKRIPISLKIFLAALAIVDDLIAILVIAVFYSSGIDLTYLGYSGIGLIVLILMNRFQVKNPYLYLIPGIFIWYFIHHSGIHATIAGVLVAMTIPTNDTAVESPLERLEHALVKPVNFLIIPIFAFANTNITIENEMIQGLTSPLGLGIGLGLILGKPIGIVLSTIICSKLKIGQLPEGSNFKHIIGIGFLAGIGFTMSIFISNLSFSDSTFVEEAKLAVLCSSLIAGVLGFVLLRSTKR; this is translated from the coding sequence ATGATTCAATCTATCAATCTAAAAGTATTTAAAGAATTTGTAAAATCAAGTAACTTTGGAGGTTTATTACTCTTTTTATGTGTAATTCTCTCTTTAATTATTGCCAACACATCCTTATCAGAAAGTTTACAAAACATTTTAGATTATAAATTTGGAATTGAAAATGAATATGTACATTTAAATTACAGTACATCTATGTGGATTAATGATGGGTTGATGGCTGTTTTTTTTCTTCTAGTCGGCTTAGAAATAAAAAGAGAAATTGTTGAAGGGGAATTGTCTTCACCTAAAAAGGCAATAGTACCAATACTTGCAGCCATTGGGGGCGCTATTGTACCTGCTTTTATTTATGTCTTTTTTAATAATAGTGAAGCTAGTGCGAGTGGTTGGGGAATACCTATGGCTACGGATATAGCTTTTGCTTTGGCTGTTATTTCACTTCTAGATAAAAGAATTCCAATAAGTTTAAAAATTTTCTTAGCTGCATTAGCCATTGTTGACGATTTAATAGCTATACTAGTCATTGCTGTATTTTACTCATCGGGTATAGATCTAACCTATCTTGGCTATTCAGGAATTGGATTAATCGTTTTAATTTTAATGAATCGTTTTCAAGTTAAAAATCCATATTTATACTTAATTCCTGGAATATTTATTTGGTACTTTATTCATCATTCTGGAATTCACGCAACAATAGCCGGTGTATTAGTTGCAATGACTATCCCTACAAATGATACTGCTGTAGAATCACCTTTAGAAAGATTAGAACATGCTTTGGTGAAACCTGTTAATTTCTTAATTATACCGATTTTTGCGTTTGCAAACACTAATATTACGATAGAAAATGAAATGATTCAAGGCCTTACATCACCTTTAGGTCTAGGAATAGGATTGGGACTTATTTTAGGAAAACCTATTGGAATTGTATTGAGTACTATTATTTGTTCTAAACTTAAGATAGGTCAACTTCCTGAAGGTAGTAACTTTAAACATATTATTGGAATAGGATTTCTTGCAGGAATTGGCTTTACTATGTCAATTTTTATTTCTAATCTATCATTTTCAGATTCTACTTTCGTAGAAGAAGCAAAGTTGGCTGTTTTATGTTCCTCTTTAATTGCAGGTGTTTTAGGCTTTGTATTATTAAGATCTACAAAAAGATAA
- a CDS encoding GNAT family N-acetyltransferase: MQVIKWDETNKPSDLKINNIINFLYENLEEYGDTKEDIRKCLKYVFNELTERTTSGFIIEALENSEIIGISVINETGMSGYIPENILVYIATCKKNRGKGIGKLLMLKIIEETKGNIALHVENDNPAKYLYEKLGFTNKYLEMRLEK; the protein is encoded by the coding sequence ATGCAAGTGATTAAATGGGATGAAACGAACAAACCTTCTGATTTAAAAATAAATAATATTATTAATTTTTTATATGAAAATTTAGAAGAGTATGGCGATACAAAAGAAGACATTCGCAAATGTCTTAAGTATGTATTTAATGAATTGACCGAAAGAACAACTTCTGGTTTTATAATTGAAGCTTTAGAAAATTCTGAAATCATAGGGATTTCTGTTATAAACGAAACGGGAATGTCTGGTTATATTCCGGAAAATATTTTAGTTTATATTGCCACATGCAAAAAAAATAGAGGAAAAGGAATTGGTAAACTTTTAATGTTAAAAATCATTGAAGAAACAAAAGGTAATATTGCACTACATGTAGAAAATGATAATCCAGCAAAGTATTTATATGAAAAATTAGGCTTCACAAATAAGTATTTAGAAATGAGATTAGAAAAATAA
- a CDS encoding alanine racemase, translating into MAHIILNKDKLYHNYKYLNAFFKDQEIEWSVVTKILCGNKCFLEILFSLDIKSFSDSRISNLKIIKNRKPDCTTIYIKPPAKGVISEIIKYADVSLNSSLYTIKLLDEEAKKNNKKHQIILMIDLGELREGVMREDFLELFDNAHQLSNIEIIGIGSNLSCLYGILPNSDKLNQLYLYKQLVELKYKTKLKYISGGSSVTIPLLQNKLIDSKINHFRIGETLFMGTNAYDQSNYKELKQNVFELCAEIIELYEKPLIPSGEMGTSVTGDIPKFNLNDLGKKSIRALIDIGLLDVDIKYLNPLDDHIKIEAATSDIIVLDLGKNEHNYAVGSIVTLQLDYMGIVRIMNSRYIDKVITT; encoded by the coding sequence ATGGCACATATTATACTAAACAAAGACAAACTTTATCATAATTATAAATATCTTAATGCTTTCTTTAAAGATCAAGAAATTGAATGGTCTGTAGTAACCAAAATATTATGTGGAAACAAATGTTTTTTAGAAATTCTTTTTTCTCTTGATATTAAAAGCTTTTCGGATTCTAGAATCAGTAATTTAAAAATTATAAAAAATAGAAAACCTGATTGCACAACAATCTATATTAAACCACCTGCTAAAGGGGTAATTAGTGAAATTATTAAATATGCAGACGTTAGCCTAAACTCTAGCTTATATACTATTAAGCTTTTAGATGAGGAAGCTAAAAAGAATAACAAAAAGCATCAAATAATTTTAATGATTGATTTAGGAGAACTACGCGAGGGTGTAATGAGAGAAGATTTTTTAGAATTGTTTGATAATGCTCATCAATTAAGTAATATAGAAATTATTGGAATTGGAAGTAATTTATCATGTTTGTATGGGATATTGCCAAACTCTGATAAACTTAATCAGTTATACCTTTATAAACAGCTTGTAGAGTTAAAATACAAAACTAAATTAAAATATATTTCAGGCGGCTCTTCAGTGACTATACCCTTGTTACAAAATAAACTTATAGATAGTAAGATTAATCATTTTAGAATTGGTGAAACTTTATTTATGGGTACTAATGCTTATGATCAATCAAATTATAAAGAACTAAAACAAAATGTTTTTGAACTCTGTGCTGAAATAATTGAATTATATGAAAAACCATTAATCCCATCTGGTGAAATGGGAACTTCTGTTACTGGTGACATCCCAAAGTTTAATTTAAATGATTTGGGTAAAAAAAGTATTCGGGCTTTAATTGATATTGGTTTATTGGATGTAGATATTAAATATTTAAATCCTTTAGATGACCATATTAAAATTGAAGCAGCTACTTCAGACATAATTGTTCTTGATCTGGGAAAAAATGAGCATAATTATGCAGTAGGTAGCATTGTTACATTACAATTAGATTATATGGGAATTGTTAGAATTATGAATTCAAGGTATATTGACAAAGTAATAACAACATAG